In a genomic window of Nitrospiraceae bacterium:
- a CDS encoding helix-hairpin-helix domain-containing protein has translation MWHSLVIKLGMLVATMGVVFWIGWSVPNTVTRPAHSGVQPDPDPKSSLASEIVRLPASASSVPPLGISPHQTGSVAGGRQERAKLDLNRANAQELEQLPGIGPVLAERIVDYRKAGKTFRTIDDLREVKEIGKKKFEQIRALVMVTPTTSQPQKAKKVT, from the coding sequence ATGTGGCACTCGTTGGTGATCAAACTAGGCATGTTGGTGGCCACCATGGGAGTGGTGTTCTGGATTGGCTGGTCAGTCCCAAACACAGTGACTCGGCCTGCGCACAGCGGAGTTCAACCGGACCCTGATCCGAAATCGAGTCTGGCGTCGGAGATCGTAAGGCTGCCAGCTTCCGCGTCGTCCGTACCACCTCTTGGTATCTCCCCCCATCAGACTGGTTCAGTAGCCGGAGGGAGACAAGAACGGGCAAAGCTGGACCTGAATCGGGCTAACGCGCAGGAGCTTGAGCAGCTTCCCGGGATCGGTCCAGTGCTGGCCGAGCGGATCGTCGACTACCGCAAAGCCGGCAAGACGTTTCGAACGATCGATGATCTGCGGGAGGTGAAGGAGATCGGTAAGAAGAAATTCGAGCAGATTCGTGCGTTGGTCATGGTTACTCCGACGACGTCACAGCCGCAGAAGGCCAAGAAAGTGACATGA
- the tyrS gene encoding tyrosine--tRNA ligase: protein MSELSRQLDLILRGAVEVIQQAELESKLSRSIKEKRPLRIKAGFDPTAPDLHLGHTVLIHKLKHFQELGHHVIFLIGDFTGMIGDPSGQSETRVALSKDKVLENAKTYERQIFKILDPSKTSVEFNSRWMSTMTAEGLIYLSAHYSVARMLEREDFHKRYADRKPISIHEFMYPLVQGYDSVALKADVELGGTDQKFNLLVGRDLQRDYGQEAQVVITLPLLEGTDGIKKMSKSVGNYIALEDPPGEMFGKLMSISDSLMMRYYELLTTEDLGRIKRLHPMEAKQLLGELIVARYHAAEAGKQARTAFQQKFQEREFPAVPDKRLVLTRNLTVTPPPGELAVSGELVTKKVSDEIALSSAEESVLNIRVVDLVNETDILPSKSEARRLIIQGGLEVDDQKYTDPNTVLSLQPGRSYRLKIGRRKFAIVQFHP, encoded by the coding sequence ATGAGCGAACTATCCCGTCAACTCGACTTGATTCTTCGCGGGGCTGTGGAGGTCATCCAGCAGGCTGAACTCGAATCCAAACTCAGCCGCTCCATCAAAGAGAAACGCCCGCTGCGGATCAAAGCCGGCTTCGATCCGACCGCCCCGGACTTGCATCTGGGCCATACGGTGCTGATCCACAAGCTCAAACACTTCCAGGAGCTGGGGCATCATGTGATTTTCCTGATCGGGGATTTCACAGGGATGATCGGCGATCCATCGGGACAGTCGGAAACTCGCGTCGCCTTGTCAAAAGACAAGGTGTTGGAGAACGCCAAGACCTACGAACGGCAAATCTTCAAGATCCTCGATCCCTCGAAAACATCCGTCGAATTCAACAGCCGGTGGATGAGTACGATGACGGCAGAAGGATTGATTTACCTGAGCGCGCACTACAGTGTGGCCCGCATGCTGGAGCGCGAAGACTTTCACAAGCGTTACGCTGATCGGAAGCCCATCAGCATCCACGAGTTCATGTACCCGCTCGTTCAAGGGTATGATTCGGTGGCGCTCAAAGCGGACGTGGAGTTGGGCGGGACCGATCAGAAATTCAATCTATTGGTGGGTCGCGATCTTCAACGTGATTATGGCCAGGAAGCACAGGTAGTGATCACACTGCCCTTGCTTGAAGGAACGGACGGGATCAAGAAAATGAGCAAGAGCGTGGGGAACTATATCGCGCTCGAGGATCCGCCCGGCGAGATGTTCGGCAAACTGATGTCCATCAGCGATTCGTTGATGATGCGCTACTACGAACTGCTTACCACCGAAGATCTCGGTCGCATCAAGAGGCTTCATCCAATGGAAGCGAAGCAATTACTCGGGGAGCTCATCGTAGCTCGCTACCACGCGGCAGAGGCTGGAAAACAGGCGCGGACGGCCTTTCAGCAGAAATTTCAGGAGCGGGAGTTTCCGGCTGTTCCAGACAAGCGCCTTGTCCTCACGAGAAACCTAACGGTTACTCCCCCTCCTGGTGAGTTGGCGGTTAGCGGTGAATTAGTCACCAAGAAGGTGAGCGATGAAATCGCACTCAGTTCGGCAGAAGAATCCGTGCTCAATATCCGCGTCGTGGACCTGGTCAACGAGACAGATATTCTCCCAAGTAAGAGTGAGGCACGGAGATTGATTATTCAGGGCGGGCTTGAGGTAGATGACCAAAAATACACCGATCCCAATACGGTATTGTCGCTACAACCGGGCCGTTCCTATCGACTAAAAATCGGCCGTCGAAAATTTGCCATCGTACAGTTTCACCCCTGA